One Lacunisphaera limnophila DNA window includes the following coding sequences:
- a CDS encoding four helix bundle protein — MSERINSFRDLKVYAEACCLDLEVFRLSKAFPKEELYSLTDQVRRSSRSIGANLAEAWAKRRYPAHFVSKLTDSDGELQETRHWLGRAQAYGYLTPGQMTALEKQCDQIGGKLGRMIQNPEGFV, encoded by the coding sequence ATGAGTGAACGCATCAATTCGTTTCGCGATCTGAAGGTTTATGCCGAGGCTTGTTGCCTCGATTTGGAGGTCTTCAGGCTGTCCAAGGCCTTTCCGAAGGAGGAACTTTACTCCCTGACTGATCAGGTACGTCGATCGTCGCGCTCAATCGGGGCCAACCTCGCCGAGGCCTGGGCCAAACGACGGTATCCAGCCCATTTCGTAAGCAAACTCACTGACTCAGACGGCGAACTGCAGGAAACCAGGCATTGGCTGGGCCGGGCGCAGGCTTATGGCTACCTGACACCCGGGCAAATGACGGCTTTGGAAAAGCAATGCGACCAAATCGGGGGTAAACTGGGGCGGATGATCCAGAATCCTGAGGGTTTCGTCTAG
- a CDS encoding redoxin domain-containing protein, producing MPIAVGSKAPDFTLKSKTADGLKDVKLSDYAGKKVVVLFFPLAYTGVCTQEMCDQTAGLGDYEKLGATVLAISVDSPFAQEAWAKANAIKITLLSDLNKTVTKAYDVLFPMLAGVGDTSARAAFVVGADGVITYAEQTPTPKDLPNFAAIKAVLAK from the coding sequence ATGCCTATCGCTGTCGGCTCCAAAGCCCCTGATTTCACCCTCAAGTCGAAGACCGCGGACGGTCTCAAGGACGTCAAGCTGAGCGACTACGCTGGCAAGAAGGTCGTGGTCCTGTTCTTCCCCCTGGCTTACACCGGCGTGTGCACCCAGGAAATGTGTGACCAGACCGCTGGTCTGGGCGACTACGAGAAGCTGGGCGCCACCGTCCTCGCGATCAGTGTCGACAGCCCCTTCGCGCAGGAGGCCTGGGCCAAGGCGAACGCCATCAAGATTACCCTCCTTTCCGACCTCAACAAGACGGTCACCAAGGCCTACGACGTCCTCTTCCCGATGCTGGCTGGGGTGGGTGACACCTCCGCCCGTGCCGCCTTCGTGGTCGGCGCCGATGGCGTCATCACCTACGCCGAGCAGACCCCGACGCCGAAGGACCTCCCGAACTTCGCCGCGATCAAGGCCGTGCTGGCGAAGTAA
- the trpB gene encoding tryptophan synthase subunit beta, which translates to MSVASKTAPTQLPDAAGHFGPYGGVYVPETLMTALSDLTAAYTAASKDPAFISELRHHLKEFAGRPTELYFAGRLTEHCGGAKIYFKREDLLHTGAHKINNALGQAILAQRMGKKRIIAETGAGQHGVATAAVCAKFGLDCTVYMGAVDMERQALNVFRMRLMGAKVVPVEAGQKTLKDAVNEAMRDWVTNVRSTHYILGSALGAHPYPMMVRDFHRVIGQELKEQILAREKRLPDEIIACVGGGSNAIGVFFDFLNDPAVKLIGVEAGGHGIKRGEHAARFEGGKLGVLQGSKTYILQNPDGQIELTHSVSAGLDYAAIGPEHAYYRDQGRIDYAYATDDEVMDAFQLCSRMEGIIPALESTHALVHGLKRAKALGKDKMIVVNLSGRGDKDVNQVAKILGVKL; encoded by the coding sequence ATGTCTGTTGCTTCCAAGACCGCCCCCACGCAGCTCCCTGATGCCGCCGGCCATTTCGGCCCCTATGGCGGGGTCTATGTGCCGGAGACGCTCATGACGGCCCTGTCAGACCTGACGGCGGCCTACACCGCGGCGAGCAAGGATCCGGCCTTCATCAGCGAACTGCGGCACCACCTGAAGGAATTCGCGGGCCGCCCGACCGAGCTTTATTTTGCCGGCCGCCTGACCGAGCACTGCGGCGGGGCGAAGATCTATTTCAAGCGCGAGGACCTGCTCCACACCGGAGCGCACAAGATCAACAACGCCTTGGGCCAGGCCATCCTCGCCCAGCGCATGGGCAAGAAGCGCATCATCGCCGAGACCGGGGCCGGTCAGCATGGCGTCGCGACCGCGGCCGTGTGCGCCAAGTTCGGTCTGGATTGCACGGTCTACATGGGCGCCGTGGACATGGAGCGCCAGGCCCTGAACGTTTTCCGCATGCGCCTGATGGGCGCCAAGGTGGTCCCGGTCGAGGCCGGTCAGAAGACACTGAAGGATGCGGTGAACGAGGCCATGCGTGACTGGGTGACCAATGTCCGCAGCACCCACTACATCCTGGGCTCGGCCCTGGGTGCGCACCCGTATCCGATGATGGTCCGGGATTTTCACCGGGTGATCGGGCAGGAGTTGAAGGAACAGATCCTGGCCCGCGAGAAGCGCCTGCCGGACGAGATCATCGCCTGCGTGGGCGGTGGCAGCAACGCGATCGGTGTTTTCTTCGACTTCCTGAATGACCCGGCTGTGAAGTTGATCGGCGTGGAAGCCGGTGGCCATGGCATCAAGCGCGGCGAACACGCGGCGCGCTTTGAGGGCGGCAAGCTGGGTGTGTTGCAGGGCAGCAAGACCTACATTCTCCAGAATCCCGACGGCCAGATCGAACTCACCCACTCGGTGTCGGCGGGTCTCGATTACGCGGCCATCGGCCCGGAACACGCCTATTACCGTGACCAAGGTCGGATCGACTATGCCTACGCGACCGACGACGAGGTGATGGACGCCTTCCAGCTTTGCTCCCGCATGGAGGGCATCATCCCGGCCCTCGAGTCGACCCATGCCTTGGTGCACGGCCTCAAGCGGGCCAAGGCCCTCGGCAAGGACAAGATGATCGTCGTCAATCTCTCCGGCCGCGGGGACAAGGACGTCAACCAGGTGGCCAAGATCCTTGGCGTTAAACTATGA
- a CDS encoding O-antigen ligase family protein, protein MRLLRCFAAKRIDPGRLRQLAAKNAKGAKSASPCRSLFTGDALVWCPLICPQITLSKQSASNGQQQTTYNRGEAAHSSYRLPSFNAVGHLPNNQQPMTDHSQSLLRRFRSDPKQRLPLHPLERAVLTVVALHLCFLPWALGATNTWSQITSLCLSTLGILLALIPRTYAPGEWPGQPLISGGNHPEQAQRVERANNQQQTTNNRRNSGAIRVSALPRLLKFPLFWIGLALLAYIALQGYNPSWVWERNESTWWLRRVNDIPWLPTSIDTPFERFNLWRQAIIYASTWLTLCTVWVGFTRRRTIELLLLVLVVNATMLAITGFGFRMLHAPEFLLWFDERMPNVITFASFIYKNHAGAWLALMTVLFVVLATDRHLRSMQKMDRSSPAVIFVLGALLLFFAEIFTLSRGGTVLLAAYLIISLSIFFGYRLLSRSESTTHPAVPFMVTLMVVLVVGYGASQLDFRSVERRFSMLLQDKITDESVLSREKSHLANTDMLGDYWQRGVGAGGFRFLYPEYIKKHPEVYRGGRNFWEHAHNDWLQIPIELGAPGSALLLLGASWCLLGMLKRHVWRDLAALLLVLGLGQTLLHATFDFPLQNPAVLVTWCVLAVLVLRRLELEGA, encoded by the coding sequence TTGCGCCTTTTGCGCTGCTTCGCGGCTAAACGGATCGATCCTGGCCGACTAAGGCAATTAGCCGCGAAAAACGCAAAAGGCGCAAAAAGCGCATCACCCTGTAGGAGCCTGTTCACAGGCGATGCCTTGGTCTGGTGCCCCCTGATTTGCCCGCAAATCACCCTGAGCAAGCAAAGCGCGTCGAACGGGCAACAACAAACAACCTACAACCGCGGCGAAGCCGCCCACAGCAGTTACCGTTTGCCATCATTCAACGCCGTCGGTCATCTTCCAAACAACCAACAACCAATGACTGACCACTCGCAGTCTTTGCTCCGCCGCTTTCGCTCCGACCCCAAGCAGCGTCTGCCCCTGCACCCGCTCGAGCGGGCTGTCCTGACCGTCGTCGCTCTGCACCTCTGCTTCCTCCCCTGGGCCCTCGGCGCGACAAATACCTGGTCCCAAATCACCAGCCTGTGCCTGAGCACCCTAGGCATCCTCCTCGCCCTGATCCCCCGGACCTACGCGCCCGGCGAATGGCCCGGACAACCCCTGATTTCCGGAGGAAATCACCCTGAGCAAGCGCAGCGCGTCGAACGGGCTAACAACCAACAACAAACAACCAACAACCGCCGCAACAGCGGCGCCATCCGCGTTTCGGCGCTGCCCCGTCTGCTCAAGTTTCCATTGTTCTGGATCGGCCTCGCCCTCCTCGCCTATATCGCCCTCCAAGGCTACAACCCCTCCTGGGTTTGGGAACGCAACGAGTCCACTTGGTGGCTTCGCCGGGTTAACGACATCCCCTGGCTCCCCACCTCGATCGACACCCCCTTCGAGCGCTTCAACCTCTGGCGCCAGGCCATCATTTACGCCTCCACGTGGCTCACCCTCTGCACCGTATGGGTGGGGTTCACCCGCCGGCGAACCATCGAGCTTCTGCTGCTGGTTTTAGTGGTCAATGCCACCATGCTAGCAATCACGGGATTCGGGTTCAGGATGCTTCACGCCCCAGAATTTCTGCTCTGGTTCGACGAGCGGATGCCAAACGTCATAACCTTTGCCAGTTTCATATACAAGAATCACGCTGGGGCCTGGCTGGCACTAATGACCGTGTTATTCGTGGTATTGGCGACAGACCGGCACTTGCGCAGCATGCAGAAGATGGATCGTTCGAGTCCCGCCGTTATATTCGTACTAGGCGCACTACTCCTGTTCTTTGCTGAAATCTTCACCTTGTCCCGAGGTGGCACAGTGCTCCTCGCTGCATATCTCATCATATCACTTTCGATATTCTTCGGCTACCGCCTGTTATCACGTTCAGAGTCGACCACCCACCCTGCTGTCCCATTCATGGTAACGCTCATGGTAGTGTTGGTAGTCGGCTACGGCGCGAGCCAACTCGATTTTCGTAGCGTGGAGCGACGTTTTAGCATGCTACTTCAGGATAAAATCACCGATGAATCTGTACTATCCCGCGAAAAATCCCACCTCGCGAACACTGATATGCTCGGAGACTACTGGCAGCGTGGCGTCGGCGCCGGCGGCTTCCGTTTCCTTTACCCGGAATACATCAAGAAGCACCCTGAAGTCTACCGGGGTGGTCGCAATTTCTGGGAACACGCCCACAACGACTGGCTGCAGATTCCGATCGAACTGGGCGCGCCAGGATCTGCACTATTGTTGTTGGGTGCAAGCTGGTGTTTGCTAGGGATGCTAAAGCGCCATGTGTGGCGAGATTTAGCCGCACTGCTGCTCGTGCTCGGCCTTGGTCAGACTCTACTGCACGCAACGTTCGATTTCCCGCTGCAGAATCCAGCCGTCTTGGTCACCTGGTGCGTCCTCGCGGTGCTCGTCCTGCGTCGACTGGAACTGGAAGGCGCGTAA
- the acnA gene encoding aconitate hydratase AcnA → MSLPNPFNTLQTFEGGKKFYSLPALEQAGFPVSRLPVSIRLVLEAVLRNCDGKRVMESNIRELAAWKPTEARTAEIPFVVARIVLQDFTGVPLLVDLAAMRSAVAKMGKNPKIIEPLVPVDLVVDHSVQVDFAGSSEAMQKNLDLEFTRNCERYQFLKWGMQAFDTFKVVPPGIGIVHQVNLEYLAKGVLNQGEVYYPDTLVGTDSHTTMINGIGIVGWGVGGIEAEAGMLGQPVYFLTPDVVGVYLTGALKEGVTATDLALTVTQLMRKTKVVGKFVEFFGPGAAALPVVDRATIANMAPEYGATMGFFPIDAECSSYLRATGRDEKHVATYEAYYKAQKLWGIPQKGEIDYSQVVELDLGTVVPSVAGPKRPQDRIELQNLKRDFVSSFSKPVTEAGFGKKAEEFTTVSAQVDGQKVGHGSVLIAAITSCTNTSNPSVMLAAGLVAKKAVEKGLKVNPLVKSSLAPGSRVVTDYLDKTGLTPYLDKLGFQTVGYGCTTCIGNSGPLSAPIEEAVVKNDLVAASVLSGNRNFEARVHQNIKANFLMSPPLVVAFALAGRVDIDLSKEPIGRDQAGADVYLKDLWPTLQEVRDQMAAALKPEVFRRLYTDFAAQNPKWNEIPSTTGNVYAFDAKSTYIQEPPFFTGFGMKPGSIAEIKGAKALGIFGDSVTTDHISPAGAIKKSSPAGKFLLDNGVTFEDFNSYGSRRGNDRIMTRGTFANVRIKNLMLGGKEGGNTIGPDGAETSIYDASMAWQSKGVPLIILAGQEYGTGSSRDWAAKGTNLLGVKVVVAQSFERIHRSNLVGMGVLPLQFKEGTTAQTLKLDGSETYDVVGLTAAIKPQQDLTLKITRKDGSVENVAVRCRIDTPIEIDYYQHGGILPYVLRQIVAAN, encoded by the coding sequence ATGTCACTCCCCAATCCCTTCAACACCCTCCAGACCTTCGAGGGCGGCAAGAAATTCTACTCGTTGCCGGCACTTGAGCAGGCCGGTTTCCCGGTCTCGCGCCTGCCGGTGAGCATCCGTCTCGTCCTTGAGGCGGTGCTGCGCAATTGCGATGGCAAGCGCGTCATGGAGTCCAATATCCGCGAACTCGCGGCTTGGAAGCCGACGGAGGCCCGCACGGCCGAGATCCCGTTCGTGGTCGCCCGTATCGTGTTGCAGGATTTCACCGGGGTGCCGCTTCTCGTGGATCTGGCTGCCATGCGCTCCGCCGTGGCCAAGATGGGGAAGAACCCGAAGATCATCGAGCCGCTCGTGCCCGTGGATCTCGTGGTCGATCACTCTGTGCAGGTTGACTTCGCCGGCTCCTCCGAGGCCATGCAGAAGAACCTCGACCTCGAGTTCACCCGCAACTGCGAGCGCTATCAGTTCCTGAAGTGGGGTATGCAGGCCTTCGACACCTTCAAGGTCGTGCCCCCGGGTATCGGCATCGTGCACCAGGTCAACCTGGAGTACCTGGCGAAGGGCGTCCTGAACCAGGGCGAGGTCTATTATCCCGACACGCTAGTCGGCACCGATTCCCACACGACGATGATCAACGGTATCGGCATCGTGGGCTGGGGCGTGGGCGGCATCGAGGCTGAGGCCGGTATGCTGGGTCAGCCGGTCTATTTCCTCACGCCGGATGTCGTGGGTGTGTACCTGACCGGTGCCCTCAAGGAAGGCGTCACCGCCACCGATCTAGCCCTCACCGTCACGCAGCTGATGCGCAAGACGAAGGTCGTCGGCAAGTTTGTCGAATTCTTCGGCCCCGGCGCCGCGGCCCTGCCGGTCGTCGACCGCGCCACGATCGCCAACATGGCGCCCGAGTATGGCGCGACCATGGGCTTCTTCCCGATCGACGCCGAGTGCTCCTCCTACCTCCGCGCCACCGGGCGCGACGAGAAGCACGTCGCCACCTACGAGGCCTACTACAAGGCCCAGAAACTGTGGGGCATCCCGCAGAAAGGTGAGATCGACTACTCGCAGGTCGTCGAGCTCGACCTGGGCACCGTCGTTCCGAGTGTCGCCGGCCCGAAGCGTCCGCAGGACCGCATCGAGCTCCAGAACCTCAAGCGTGATTTCGTTTCCTCCTTCTCCAAGCCGGTCACCGAGGCGGGCTTTGGCAAGAAGGCCGAGGAGTTCACGACCGTGAGCGCCCAGGTGGACGGCCAGAAGGTCGGCCACGGCTCCGTCCTGATCGCCGCGATCACCAGTTGCACGAACACCTCGAACCCGAGCGTCATGCTCGCCGCCGGTCTCGTGGCCAAGAAGGCCGTCGAGAAGGGCCTGAAGGTGAACCCGCTCGTGAAGTCGTCGCTCGCCCCCGGTTCCCGTGTCGTGACCGACTACCTCGATAAGACCGGCCTCACCCCGTACCTCGACAAACTGGGCTTCCAGACCGTCGGCTACGGCTGCACGACCTGTATCGGTAACTCCGGCCCGCTCTCGGCCCCGATCGAAGAAGCGGTCGTGAAGAACGATCTCGTCGCCGCGTCCGTCCTCTCCGGCAACCGTAACTTCGAAGCCCGCGTTCACCAGAACATCAAGGCCAACTTCCTGATGTCCCCTCCGCTGGTCGTGGCCTTTGCGCTCGCCGGCCGGGTCGACATCGACCTGTCGAAGGAGCCGATTGGCAGGGACCAGGCCGGGGCTGATGTCTACCTGAAGGACCTGTGGCCCACGCTGCAGGAGGTCCGCGACCAGATGGCCGCCGCCCTCAAGCCCGAGGTGTTCCGTCGCCTCTACACGGACTTCGCCGCGCAGAATCCGAAGTGGAACGAGATCCCGTCCACGACGGGCAACGTCTACGCCTTTGACGCCAAGTCCACCTACATCCAGGAGCCCCCGTTCTTCACCGGTTTCGGCATGAAGCCGGGCAGCATCGCCGAGATCAAGGGTGCCAAGGCGCTCGGTATCTTCGGTGACTCCGTCACGACCGACCACATCTCCCCGGCCGGTGCCATCAAGAAGAGTTCGCCCGCGGGCAAGTTCCTCCTCGATAACGGTGTCACCTTTGAGGATTTCAATTCCTACGGTTCCCGCCGTGGCAATGACCGCATCATGACCCGTGGCACCTTCGCCAACGTCCGCATCAAGAACCTGATGTTGGGCGGCAAGGAAGGTGGCAACACGATCGGGCCCGACGGCGCCGAGACCTCGATCTACGACGCCTCCATGGCGTGGCAGTCCAAGGGGGTTCCGTTGATCATCCTCGCCGGCCAGGAATACGGCACGGGCTCGTCCCGTGACTGGGCCGCCAAGGGCACCAACCTGCTCGGCGTGAAGGTCGTCGTGGCGCAGAGTTTCGAGCGCATCCACCGTTCCAATCTGGTGGGCATGGGTGTCCTGCCGCTCCAGTTCAAGGAAGGCACGACCGCCCAGACCCTGAAGCTGGACGGTTCCGAGACCTACGACGTCGTGGGCCTCACGGCCGCGATCAAGCCCCAGCAGGACCTCACGCTCAAGATCACCCGTAAGGACGGCTCAGTCGAGAACGTGGCGGTGCGTTGCCGCATCGATACGCCGATCGAAATCGATTACTACCAGCACGGCGGCATCCTGCCGTACGTGCTCCGGCAGATCGTCGCAGCGAACTAA
- a CDS encoding STAS domain-containing protein: MADSTKPIFLVDAYADPVVVRIDGRASFLNSAALKDFFTAMIGQGKTRFAVDFKACASMDSTFLGVLAGAAIQLRRLSPPGSLTLVRVGERNLELIRNLGLHRLAVVDPGQVSIPEQGGQALDAKALGEVESARMVLEAHENLVATDADNAAKFQDVLTFLRAQIGGR; the protein is encoded by the coding sequence ATGGCCGATTCCACCAAACCCATCTTCCTGGTCGACGCCTACGCCGACCCGGTGGTGGTGCGGATTGACGGGCGGGCCTCGTTCCTGAACAGCGCGGCCCTGAAGGATTTCTTCACCGCGATGATCGGGCAGGGGAAGACGCGCTTTGCCGTGGATTTCAAGGCCTGCGCCAGCATGGACAGCACCTTCCTCGGGGTCTTGGCCGGAGCGGCGATCCAGCTGCGCCGCCTGAGTCCCCCGGGTTCGCTGACCCTCGTGCGGGTCGGGGAGCGCAACCTGGAGTTGATCCGCAACCTTGGCCTCCACCGCCTCGCGGTGGTGGACCCGGGCCAGGTCTCGATCCCGGAGCAGGGTGGCCAGGCCCTCGACGCCAAGGCCCTCGGCGAGGTGGAGAGCGCCCGGATGGTGCTGGAAGCCCACGAGAACCTCGTGGCAACCGATGCCGACAACGCCGCAAAGTTTCAGGATGTGCTGACGTTTCTGCGCGCTCAGATCGGGGGGCGTTGA
- the tyrS gene encoding tyrosine--tRNA ligase, translating to MSDILSELDWRGLYADSTDRDALAKRLAEGPTTLYAGFDPTADSLHVGNLVPLLALRRFQRAGHHPIALAGGATGMVGDPSGKSDERNLQTPDQVAHNIAAIRGQLTKFLDFDAAANPARLVNNGDWIGPISFLEFLRDTGKYITVNSMVAKDSVRSRMEDRGTGISFTEFSYMLLQGYDFFHLRKTYNCELQVGATDQWGNITVGTELTRKKLGATVWGLVFPLLTKSDGSKYGKTATGTVWLDPKKTSPYRFYQFFVNADDADVVKLLKTLTFLSREEITALETELTANPGARAAQKALAREMTTLVHGPEALAAALKASEILFGGSLEGVTEAIFNDVVGEVPTKDLEKVRLEGPGAAIADLIVQSGLEASKGAARKALEAGGIYLNNVRVPDHTRTVTVADLLFGKHLLLRKGKRSYAVLTVK from the coding sequence ATGTCCGACATCCTTTCCGAACTCGACTGGCGTGGCCTCTACGCTGACAGCACCGACCGCGACGCGCTGGCCAAGCGCCTGGCTGAGGGCCCGACCACGCTTTACGCGGGTTTCGACCCCACGGCTGACTCGCTCCACGTCGGCAACTTGGTACCCCTGCTGGCCCTCCGCCGGTTCCAGCGGGCCGGCCACCACCCCATTGCCCTGGCCGGTGGCGCCACCGGCATGGTCGGCGACCCCTCGGGCAAGTCCGACGAGCGCAACCTCCAGACCCCCGACCAGGTCGCCCACAACATCGCCGCCATCCGCGGCCAGCTGACCAAGTTCCTCGACTTCGACGCAGCCGCGAACCCCGCCCGCCTGGTCAACAACGGAGACTGGATCGGCCCGATCAGCTTCCTCGAATTCCTGCGCGACACCGGCAAGTACATCACCGTGAACTCCATGGTGGCGAAGGATTCCGTCCGCTCCCGCATGGAGGACCGCGGCACCGGTATCAGCTTCACGGAGTTCAGCTACATGCTGCTCCAAGGCTACGACTTCTTCCACCTGCGGAAGACCTACAATTGCGAACTCCAGGTCGGCGCCACCGACCAGTGGGGCAACATCACCGTCGGCACGGAGCTGACCCGCAAGAAACTCGGCGCCACGGTCTGGGGCCTCGTCTTCCCGCTCCTCACCAAGTCCGACGGCTCGAAGTACGGCAAGACCGCCACGGGGACCGTCTGGCTCGACCCGAAGAAGACCAGTCCCTACCGCTTCTACCAGTTCTTCGTGAACGCCGACGACGCCGACGTCGTGAAGCTCCTGAAGACCCTCACCTTCCTGAGCCGCGAGGAGATCACGGCCCTCGAAACCGAGCTGACGGCCAACCCCGGCGCCCGCGCCGCGCAGAAGGCCCTCGCCCGCGAGATGACGACCCTGGTCCATGGCCCCGAGGCCCTCGCTGCGGCCCTCAAGGCGAGCGAGATCCTCTTCGGCGGCTCCCTCGAAGGCGTGACCGAAGCCATCTTCAACGACGTCGTGGGCGAAGTCCCGACCAAGGACCTGGAAAAGGTCCGGCTAGAGGGCCCCGGCGCGGCCATCGCCGACCTGATCGTCCAATCCGGCCTGGAAGCCTCCAAGGGCGCCGCCCGCAAAGCCCTCGAAGCCGGCGGCATCTACCTGAACAACGTCCGCGTCCCCGACCATACGCGCACTGTCACCGTCGCCGATCTCTTGTTCGGAAAACACTTGCTCCTGCGGAAGGGAAAGCGGTCCTACGCCGTTCTCACGGTGAAGTGA
- a CDS encoding PP2C family protein-serine/threonine phosphatase, with protein sequence MSLFLLGALLSAAIVYAFYWRAQREAATLQEENEILREEREIVIDYMHTMVDAVGERLPRDELFQRIVHASILSTGALSACIFEKGADNQMRGVAVEGLFPPHRPIPDTQRMKLGTRAKFIEQVLKSEVFPVGEGLVGRVAATGRGELIARAEADPRMVRHDDEALAVRSVIAAPILVRKRLIGVLCVCNPADGLPFTESDYSLVEALAEQAGLAVHNADFLALQVDKQRLDLDLSLASEIQQMLLPRRMPVVAGLDLDARYIAAQKVSGDLYDVFELGEGRLGLAVADVAGKGVSASLLMAICRTALRQIAPGHHSPAKVLAELNRTLSGDMKEGAYITMLYAVVDVPGNRLMVARAGHERALLSRHQSGANSFVSEYLASEGMPLGLVDADLFDTVIEDQTVDFLPGSTLLLYTDGLTEAPNADDKEFGGARLADTMRTAHQGTARQINDAVFHAVQTFTGSTGLRDDYTLLTVKRL encoded by the coding sequence ATGTCCCTTTTCCTCCTCGGTGCGCTTCTGAGCGCCGCTATCGTCTACGCCTTCTACTGGCGGGCGCAGCGCGAGGCGGCGACGTTGCAGGAGGAAAACGAGATCCTGCGCGAGGAGCGCGAGATCGTGATCGATTACATGCACACCATGGTGGATGCCGTGGGTGAGCGGCTGCCGCGTGATGAGCTGTTCCAGCGCATCGTCCATGCATCGATTTTGAGCACGGGGGCCCTGAGCGCCTGTATTTTCGAAAAGGGCGCGGACAACCAGATGCGCGGCGTGGCGGTCGAAGGCTTGTTTCCTCCGCACCGGCCGATCCCCGACACCCAGCGGATGAAGCTTGGGACGCGGGCCAAGTTTATCGAGCAGGTGCTCAAGTCCGAGGTATTCCCGGTGGGCGAGGGTCTGGTGGGGCGGGTGGCCGCCACGGGGCGCGGCGAACTGATCGCCCGGGCGGAGGCCGATCCCCGCATGGTGCGTCACGACGACGAGGCGCTGGCCGTGCGCTCGGTCATCGCGGCGCCGATTCTGGTCCGCAAGCGCCTGATCGGGGTGTTGTGCGTGTGCAACCCGGCTGACGGATTGCCGTTTACCGAGTCGGATTATTCCTTGGTGGAGGCCCTGGCCGAGCAGGCGGGTCTGGCGGTGCACAACGCCGACTTCCTCGCCCTGCAGGTGGACAAGCAGCGGCTCGACCTGGACCTGAGCCTGGCGAGTGAGATCCAGCAGATGCTGCTGCCGCGCCGGATGCCGGTCGTGGCAGGTCTGGACCTGGATGCGCGCTATATCGCCGCCCAGAAGGTCAGTGGTGACCTCTATGACGTGTTTGAACTCGGGGAGGGCCGGCTGGGCCTCGCGGTGGCCGATGTGGCGGGGAAGGGAGTATCGGCCTCGCTTTTGATGGCAATCTGCCGGACCGCCCTGCGTCAGATCGCCCCGGGGCACCATTCGCCGGCCAAGGTTCTGGCGGAATTGAACCGCACCTTGTCCGGGGATATGAAGGAAGGGGCCTACATCACGATGCTCTACGCCGTGGTGGATGTGCCGGGTAACCGGCTCATGGTGGCGCGGGCCGGGCATGAGCGGGCGCTCCTGTCCCGGCACCAGTCCGGAGCGAATAGTTTCGTGAGTGAATACCTCGCGTCCGAGGGCATGCCGCTGGGTCTGGTGGACGCGGACCTCTTCGACACGGTGATCGAGGATCAGACCGTTGATTTCCTGCCCGGCTCGACCCTGCTCCTCTACACTGACGGACTGACCGAGGCGCCTAACGCGGACGACAAGGAGTTCGGGGGCGCCCGCCTGGCCGACACCATGCGGACGGCCCATCAGGGCACGGCCCGCCAGATCAACGACGCGGTTTTCCACGCGGTACAGACCTTCACCGGCTCAACGGGGCTGAGGGATGACTATACGCTCCTGACGGTGAAGCGGCTGTAG